Proteins found in one Lycium ferocissimum isolate CSIRO_LF1 chromosome 6, AGI_CSIRO_Lferr_CH_V1, whole genome shotgun sequence genomic segment:
- the LOC132061610 gene encoding uncharacterized protein LOC132061610: protein MEEGAQYIHAYVKGRLDSFEAYVIAIYGFNSVDQRKALWQSLIRIGQGVAKLWLMWGDFNAVLSPLDRLIGNPVTSAETQDFSDCIHDLHLNELTWKGEFYTLSNKQTGADRVWSRIDRAFGNADRLMQWGHVQTEYGMPHISDHSPMLLQLYTAPQNGKTPFRFFNTWAEHAKFPQILKEVWMHPVGQAGMKKVWQRLKTLKPLLKDLNIKEFKGVRHNIEQARLNSKIVQAQLNAQCTDGLIAQEKELLFNLEKWSLIEESILKQKSRASWIKLGDCNTKYFSAVMKERCQRKLISDIRSLNGQRIHEPKDIEVEITNFYRSLMGLAQACLPAVDKRIMKLGPVLKRQQQLELCAKIKD from the coding sequence ATGGAAGAAGGGGCTCAATACATTCATGCTTATGTGAAAGGTAGACTCGATAGTTTTGAAGCGTATGTTATTGCGATCTATGGGTTCAACAGTGTGGACCAAAGGAAGGCTCTATGGCAAAGTCTGATCAGAATAGGCCAAGGGGTCGCAAAACTGTGGTTGATGTGGGGCGACTTCAATGCGGTATTATCTCCCCTTGATAGACTCATAGGCAACCCTGTTACTTCTGCCGAAACACAGGACTTCTCGGACTGTATCCACGATTTACATCTGAATGAATTAACATGGAAGGGTGAGTTTTATACTTTGTCAAACAAGCAAACTGGTGCGGACAGAGTTTGGAGCAGGATTGACCGAGCTTTTGGGAATGCGGATCGGTTGATGCAATGGGGCCATGTCCAGACTGAATATGGTATGCCACATATTTCGGATCATTCCCCTATGCTGCTACAGCTATACACAGCTCCTCAAAATGGCAAAACTCCCTTTAGATTCTTTAATACTTGGGCTGAGCATGCCAAGTTCCCTCAAATACTAAAGGAGGTATGGATGCATCCGGTGGGGCAAGCAGGTATGAAAAAAGTCTGGCAGAGGCTTAAAACACTAAAACCGCTGCTTAAAGATCTTAACATCAAGGAGTTCAAGGGAGTCAGGCATAACATCGAGCAGGCTCGACTGAACTCGAAGATTGTCCAAGCACAGTTGAATGCTCAATGTACTGATGGGTTGATAGCACAGGAAAAAGAACTCCTTTTTAATCTAGAAAAATGGTCCTTGATCGAGGAAAGCATTCTGAAGCAAAAATCCAGGGCCTCTTGGATCAAACTTGGAGATTGTaacaccaaatatttttcagCTGTAATGAAAGAACGATGCCAGAGGAAATTGATTAGTGATATTCGCTCCTTAAATGGCCAGAGAATTCATGAACCTAAAGATATTGAAGTAGAAATCACTAATTTTTATAGAAGCTTGATGGGGTTGGCTCAGGCTTGCCTACCAGCTGTAGATAAACGAATTATGAAGCTGGGGCCTGTTCTAAAAAGACAACAGCAGCTGGAGTTATGCGCAAAAATCAAAGATTAG